One Prodigiosinella aquatilis DNA window includes the following coding sequences:
- a CDS encoding 6-phospho-beta-glucosidase — MAKQLKIVVIGGGSSYTPELIEGLLKRKNELPIKELWLVDIEEGREKVNIIAGLARRMIKKAGENIEVKVTLDRRPALENADFVCSQFRAGCLEGRIRDERISLKYGMIGQETNGLGGFANACRTIPIALDICKDMEELCPDAWLLNFTNPSGIVTEAILKHTKINAIGLCNVPVIMQKGIAKLLNANEEDFIMQVAGLNHLIWARKILYKGHNKIDFIAQEILNGKDYLVPSNIPKFDWPRQLIENMGMIPCAYLRYYYMSQDILQQEKREANNEGTRGEVVKEVEKRLFDIYKNPELADKPKELEKRGGQYYSEAACELMASIYNDKRTIMHVNTRNKGTIQGLPDDCVVEVSSVITQSGPLPLNVEPFPSDTLRLIQLMKEFESLTVSAAVNGNLNDAKRALILNPIVITGSVLDEALNETIRSNLDFMPQFHWISE, encoded by the coding sequence ATGGCAAAACAATTAAAAATAGTCGTTATCGGTGGTGGTTCTAGTTATACGCCTGAGTTAATTGAAGGGTTATTAAAGCGCAAGAATGAATTACCAATTAAAGAGTTATGGTTAGTAGATATTGAGGAGGGCCGTGAGAAAGTTAATATTATTGCGGGACTCGCTCGTCGTATGATTAAAAAAGCCGGGGAGAATATAGAGGTCAAGGTAACACTTGATCGCCGCCCTGCATTGGAAAACGCTGATTTTGTCTGTTCACAATTTCGAGCTGGTTGCCTTGAAGGACGGATAAGAGATGAACGTATCTCACTAAAATATGGAATGATTGGCCAGGAAACTAATGGGCTAGGTGGTTTTGCAAACGCATGTCGTACTATTCCGATTGCACTAGACATATGTAAAGATATGGAAGAACTATGCCCTGATGCCTGGCTTTTAAATTTCACAAACCCGTCAGGCATCGTGACCGAAGCCATACTTAAGCACACGAAAATAAACGCCATTGGCTTGTGCAACGTGCCAGTTATTATGCAAAAGGGAATTGCAAAACTTCTGAATGCAAACGAAGAAGATTTTATTATGCAAGTTGCAGGCCTTAACCATTTGATTTGGGCGCGGAAGATTTTATACAAAGGACACAATAAAATCGACTTTATTGCACAAGAAATACTTAATGGTAAAGACTATCTAGTTCCCAGTAATATTCCAAAATTCGATTGGCCACGGCAGTTAATTGAGAACATGGGAATGATCCCATGTGCATACTTGCGTTACTACTATATGAGTCAGGATATCCTGCAGCAGGAAAAGCGTGAAGCCAATAATGAAGGAACACGTGGTGAAGTAGTCAAAGAGGTGGAAAAACGGTTGTTCGATATCTATAAAAATCCAGAACTAGCGGACAAACCCAAAGAGCTCGAAAAACGTGGTGGCCAATATTATTCCGAAGCCGCTTGCGAACTGATGGCTTCTATCTATAACGATAAACGGACCATCATGCACGTAAATACTCGAAACAAAGGTACAATTCAGGGATTACCAGACGATTGTGTTGTAGAAGTCAGTTCAGTTATAACCCAAAGTGGCCCACTACCACTGAACGTTGAACCATTCCCTTCTGACACATTACGTTTGATTCAATTAATGAAAGAATTCGAATCACTCACGGTTAGCGCAGCGGTGAATGGAAACCTGAATGATGCTAAAAGAGCATTAATTCTAAATCCAATCGTTATTACCGGCAGCGTGCTTGATGAAGCCCTAAATGAAACAATTAGGTCAAACCTGGATTTTATGCCTCAATTTCATTGGATTTCCGAATAG
- the celB gene encoding PTS cellobiose transporter subunit IIC: protein MSDSMGKLTAFLDKYFVPYAAKVGNQRHLQSIRDGLIMTMPLIIIGSLFIIISSLPVPGYADFMAGIFGDKWKAALSYPVQASFGLIALFVSIGVAYRLAEKYSLDAITAAIVSVTSFMIVSPYNIPVFIKGLDKTIDVTGINLNYVGAKGMFVSIIMAIITVEVMRFFVRKGIVIKMPDSVPPAVAKSFSALIPALFIMIISLVLRMLIENTSYGDIHNLIQTLVSKPLIHAGGSYWGAMLTTLFITLLWAVGLHGSTIVQAVMMPIWLTLMDQNRIAFEAGKELPNVVTFDFFYFSAKMGGAGSTLVLVFFMAFLAKSRHLKEIGKLSIVPGIFNINEPVIFGVPIVLNPLLLVPFIIGPLVATTTSYFAMATDIVPKLTGVTLPWTTPIGIYGFLATNGSFSAVILTVVNLIIVGAIYYPFFKIFDEQKYKEEMG from the coding sequence ATGAGTGACAGCATGGGAAAACTGACAGCATTTTTGGACAAGTATTTTGTTCCATATGCTGCAAAAGTCGGAAATCAAAGGCATTTACAATCTATTAGAGATGGATTAATAATGACGATGCCACTGATTATTATTGGTTCTTTATTTATAATTATTAGCAGTCTGCCAGTCCCAGGCTATGCGGATTTCATGGCCGGAATATTTGGTGATAAATGGAAAGCGGCTTTATCTTATCCAGTGCAAGCAAGTTTCGGTTTGATAGCACTTTTTGTCAGTATCGGAGTTGCCTACAGATTAGCCGAAAAATATTCACTCGATGCAATAACAGCAGCAATCGTTTCTGTAACATCATTCATGATAGTATCGCCCTACAACATACCTGTTTTCATAAAAGGATTAGATAAAACCATCGATGTTACGGGGATAAACCTGAACTATGTGGGCGCAAAAGGCATGTTTGTTTCTATCATAATGGCTATTATTACGGTAGAAGTAATGAGGTTTTTTGTCAGGAAGGGAATCGTTATAAAAATGCCTGATAGTGTACCACCTGCCGTTGCAAAGTCTTTCTCAGCACTAATCCCTGCCTTATTTATAATGATCATTTCTCTAGTTTTAAGGATGTTAATTGAAAACACAAGCTATGGGGATATTCATAATTTAATTCAGACTTTGGTTTCTAAACCTTTAATACATGCTGGCGGTTCTTATTGGGGGGCAATGCTAACAACTTTGTTTATCACATTACTTTGGGCAGTTGGTTTACACGGTTCAACTATTGTTCAAGCTGTAATGATGCCTATTTGGCTAACACTTATGGACCAAAATAGAATTGCTTTTGAAGCTGGAAAGGAATTACCAAACGTTGTTACATTTGATTTCTTCTATTTTTCTGCAAAAATGGGAGGGGCTGGTTCAACCTTGGTATTAGTGTTCTTCATGGCATTTTTAGCTAAATCAAGGCACTTAAAAGAGATCGGTAAGTTATCAATTGTCCCTGGTATTTTCAATATAAATGAACCTGTTATTTTTGGCGTTCCAATTGTATTAAATCCTTTATTACTAGTACCTTTCATTATAGGTCCACTTGTAGCGACAACAACTTCTTATTTTGCAATGGCAACTGACATAGTTCCTAAGCTAACAGGGGTAACATTACCTTGGACAACACCCATTGGTATATATGGTTTTTTGGCAACCAATGGTAGTTTTTCAGCAGTTATATTGACAGTTGTAAACTTAATAATCGTTGGTGCTATTTATTACCCATTCTTCAAAATATTTGACGAGCAAAAATATAAAGAAGAAATGGGTTAA
- a CDS encoding PTS sugar transporter subunit IIB: MKKILLCCVAGMSTSLLISKMKKAAEDTNLECEISAVSIEQLRSNLEGTNVVLLGPQIKYKLPEVKEICDKENIPCDVINMIDYGTMNGKKVLDFSIELMK, from the coding sequence ATGAAAAAAATATTACTTTGCTGCGTAGCTGGAATGTCAACCAGTTTACTCATTTCAAAAATGAAAAAAGCAGCAGAAGACACTAACTTAGAGTGTGAAATATCAGCGGTATCAATTGAGCAGCTGAGATCAAATTTAGAAGGTACTAACGTGGTTTTATTAGGCCCTCAGATTAAATATAAGTTACCAGAAGTTAAAGAAATATGTGATAAGGAAAACATCCCCTGTGACGTAATAAACATGATTGACTATGGGACGATGAATGGTAAGAAAGTGCTAGATTTCAGTATTGAATTAATGAAATAA
- a CDS encoding mandelate racemase/muconate lactonizing enzyme family protein has translation MKITDIEIFCADFDTKSPNQPIFIKINTDEGISGFGEAGVAYGNAKLGAIGQLQDFSKLILGENPFCIEKIWDRLYRDTFWGQGGGTVIFSAISAIDIALWDIKGKALNTPVYELLGGKTRDKVRAYASQIQFGWDAKETPLGGVDKIAEAAKKAVNEGYTAIKVDPLQRDENGDKNRRNDGLLTHKKLKLCRDRLFAIREAVGDDVDIILELHAKTDINSALQISKLVGDLNIYYMEEACGSLNPQLVKNLRDQVNIPLAAGERIFTRYGFKPFLETRALDIIQPDIATCGGISEGKKICDMARIYDVLVQPHVCGGPISAAAALQIEAVIPNFCIHEHHVGNLSHFTRNLGTYDIQPIDGYITVPDGPGIGMEITEETMDKCKIIKVQ, from the coding sequence ATGAAGATTACAGACATAGAGATATTTTGCGCCGACTTTGATACAAAGTCACCTAATCAGCCTATTTTCATTAAAATTAATACAGATGAAGGAATCAGCGGTTTTGGTGAAGCTGGCGTTGCCTATGGGAACGCTAAACTGGGTGCAATTGGGCAACTTCAAGATTTTTCAAAATTAATCTTAGGGGAAAACCCCTTCTGCATAGAAAAAATTTGGGATCGCCTCTATAGAGATACATTTTGGGGGCAAGGTGGTGGAACAGTAATTTTTTCAGCGATAAGTGCAATAGATATAGCACTATGGGATATCAAGGGGAAAGCCCTGAACACGCCAGTTTATGAACTATTAGGCGGGAAAACACGCGATAAGGTTAGAGCATATGCTAGTCAGATTCAATTCGGTTGGGATGCAAAAGAAACACCATTAGGTGGAGTAGATAAAATTGCAGAAGCCGCGAAAAAGGCAGTTAACGAAGGTTATACCGCTATTAAAGTAGATCCATTACAACGTGATGAAAATGGAGATAAAAATCGTAGAAATGATGGTTTATTGACACATAAGAAATTAAAATTATGCCGTGATAGATTATTCGCCATTAGAGAAGCCGTTGGGGATGATGTTGATATTATTTTGGAACTTCATGCTAAAACTGATATTAATTCGGCCCTTCAGATTAGTAAGCTAGTAGGTGATTTAAACATCTATTATATGGAAGAGGCTTGTGGTTCGTTAAATCCTCAATTAGTTAAAAACTTAAGAGATCAAGTCAATATTCCTCTAGCTGCTGGCGAACGCATTTTTACAAGATATGGCTTTAAACCATTTTTAGAAACTCGTGCGTTAGATATAATCCAACCTGACATAGCAACTTGTGGCGGAATATCCGAAGGTAAAAAAATATGTGACATGGCTAGAATATATGATGTTTTAGTCCAACCACATGTATGTGGAGGTCCTATTTCTGCAGCTGCCGCTTTACAAATAGAAGCCGTAATTCCTAACTTCTGTATTCATGAGCATCATGTAGGTAACTTAAGCCATTTTACCAGGAACCTTGGTACTTATGACATTCAGCCTATTGATGGTTATATCACTGTACCAGATGGTCCTGGGATAGGTATGGAGATTACTGAAGAAACTATGGATAAATGCAAAATTATTAAGGTCCAATAG
- a CDS encoding PTS lactose/cellobiose transporter subunit IIA, whose product MDINDVSTNLESTIMELIINAGESKNLAMQALACAKKGEWDNIEKLLEQSGEAAKRAHKVQTEFIGMDEGVGKVPITLIMVHAQDHIMTAMLARELIEELIHIHRQLQS is encoded by the coding sequence ATGGATATTAATGATGTAAGTACAAATTTAGAGTCAACCATCATGGAATTAATCATTAATGCTGGAGAGTCAAAAAACTTAGCCATGCAGGCATTAGCTTGTGCAAAAAAAGGGGAATGGGATAATATAGAAAAACTTTTAGAGCAATCTGGCGAAGCTGCTAAGCGAGCACACAAAGTTCAAACCGAGTTTATTGGTATGGACGAAGGTGTCGGCAAGGTACCGATCACTTTAATTATGGTACATGCACAAGATCATATTATGACAGCTATGTTAGCACGTGAACTGATAGAAGAATTGATTCACATTCATCGACAGCTACAATCTTAA